From the Thermococcus sp. M39 genome, one window contains:
- a CDS encoding DUF126 domain-containing protein, translating into MKLKGRKITKGKAKGIALVSQKPLSFLGGIDPRTGIVTDAESDIKGESVKDKILVFPRGKGSTVGSYVIYQLKKNNVAPKAIVVEDAETIVATGAIIAEIPMVDKIDIKKIRSGQIIEVDADKGEVIIHEEEDI; encoded by the coding sequence ATGAAGCTCAAAGGGAGAAAGATAACAAAAGGAAAGGCAAAAGGGATTGCGTTGGTTTCCCAAAAGCCGCTCTCATTTTTGGGTGGAATTGATCCTAGAACGGGCATTGTAACTGATGCTGAGAGCGACATAAAGGGGGAGAGTGTTAAAGATAAAATCCTTGTGTTCCCAAGGGGCAAGGGCTCAACTGTTGGTTCTTATGTTATTTACCAGCTCAAAAAGAACAATGTTGCCCCAAAAGCCATTGTAGTTGAAGATGCCGAGACGATAGTGGCAACTGGTGCAATAATTGCAGAAATTCCTATGGTAGATAAGATTGATATAAAGAAAATTAGGAGCGGCCAAATCATTGAGGTTGATGCTGATAAGGGGGAAGTTATAATCCACGAAGAGGAAGACATTTAA
- a CDS encoding dihydrodipicolinate synthase family protein — translation MKGVIVPLVTPFNEDYSLDFQALEEHINYLQRVGVHGIFINATTGEFISLTKEERKLLAEKGRELVNASFYLVGTASTNTFEVIELTRHAEDIGADYVVIAPPYYCPLNDEALFTHYSLIAEKADIPIILYNIPSCANPLSVPLIKKLALEYDNIAGIKETIDSISHVRDVIFEVKGERKDFKVFTGLDHHFLNTLILGGDGGIMACANFAPEIHLKLFKAFEEKKPEMFEYAKKLAKLSQIYSLASSFGSAIKIAMQLRGFSIKPVLRPPYVMDGKETRDRIKELLASLELIP, via the coding sequence ATGAAGGGTGTGATAGTCCCGTTGGTTACTCCATTTAATGAAGACTATTCACTGGATTTTCAGGCTTTAGAGGAACACATAAATTACCTCCAAAGAGTCGGGGTTCATGGAATTTTCATAAACGCAACTACTGGAGAATTCATAAGCTTAACCAAAGAAGAAAGAAAGCTTCTAGCTGAAAAAGGACGGGAACTTGTGAACGCATCGTTTTACCTAGTGGGAACAGCCTCAACAAACACTTTTGAAGTTATAGAGCTCACAAGACACGCTGAAGATATTGGTGCAGATTATGTAGTGATCGCTCCACCATACTACTGCCCCTTAAATGACGAAGCCCTCTTCACTCATTATTCACTGATTGCTGAGAAAGCAGACATTCCAATAATTCTCTACAACATTCCAAGCTGCGCGAATCCTCTGAGTGTCCCACTGATAAAAAAGCTAGCCCTTGAGTATGATAACATAGCTGGAATTAAAGAAACAATAGATAGCATAAGCCATGTGAGAGACGTTATCTTTGAGGTTAAAGGAGAGAGAAAAGACTTTAAAGTGTTTACTGGTTTGGATCATCACTTTCTAAACACACTAATTCTGGGAGGCGATGGTGGAATAATGGCGTGTGCAAACTTTGCTCCTGAAATTCATCTCAAGCTTTTCAAGGCATTTGAAGAGAAAAAGCCCGAGATGTTTGAATATGCCAAAAAGCTGGCAAAACTTTCCCAAATTTACAGCTTGGCATCTTCTTTCGGCTCTGCAATAAAGATTGCAATGCAGCTTAGAGGATTTTCAATAAAGCCAGTATTAAGACCTCCATATGTGATGGATGGAAAGGAAACAAGGGATAGAATAAAAGAGCTTCTAGCTTCACTGGAGCTTATACCTTAA
- a CDS encoding pro-sigmaK processing inhibitor BofA family protein: MLQWLIFLVLLILAGYLILKLTLAILKWMAMNTIVGLILVGIINFLGVAHIELNLINLLIIAVGGVVGVFILLVLSFI, from the coding sequence ATGCTGCAGTGGTTGATATTTTTGGTTTTGTTGATTTTAGCTGGCTATTTGATTTTGAAGCTGACGCTGGCGATATTAAAGTGGATGGCAATGAACACAATAGTAGGATTGATTTTAGTAGGCATAATCAATTTCCTCGGCGTTGCCCACATTGAACTGAACCTCATTAATCTCTTGATAATAGCTGTGGGCGGAGTTGTTGGAGTTTTCATTTTGTTGGTATTGTCTTTTATCTAG
- a CDS encoding 30S ribosomal protein S15, with translation MARIHARKRGKSGSKRPPRTAPPTWVEYTAEEVENLVIKLRKEGYSTAMIGTILRDQYGIPSVKLITGKKITKILEENGLAPEIPEDLMFLIKRAVNLRRHLEEHPKDKHSRRGLQLIESKIRRLVKYYRRTGKLPPKWRYDPEQAKLLVR, from the coding sequence ATGGCAAGGATACATGCGAGAAAGAGAGGTAAATCTGGATCAAAGAGACCTCCAAGGACTGCTCCACCAACTTGGGTGGAATATACAGCTGAAGAAGTTGAGAACCTCGTTATAAAGCTTAGAAAAGAAGGTTACAGCACAGCTATGATAGGGACTATTCTCAGAGACCAGTATGGAATTCCAAGCGTCAAGCTGATCACAGGCAAAAAGATAACCAAGATCCTCGAGGAGAACGGTTTAGCACCAGAGATTCCAGAGGACTTGATGTTCCTCATTAAGAGAGCCGTAAACTTAAGAAGGCACCTCGAGGAGCACCCCAAGGACAAGCACTCAAGAAGAGGACTTCAGCTCATTGAGAGCAAGATTAGAAGACTTGTAAAGTACTATAGAAGAACAGGAAAGCTCCCACCAAAGTGGAGATACGATCCAGAGCAAGCAAAACTCTTAGTCCGCTGA
- a CDS encoding site-2 protease family protein, translated as MPKGIYECINCGHREVRDSTEPLVENACPHCGGDMVLVGFTEELEASEKQVPQELMRKIREFYEIGSILRQDANMIAFEVYSIKETNFEKVLKELEVLGYWAALKRRNGKIVLYVFPAQPIKEENPLIGIILFIATLISTFGAGYILSLGYVQTLDQYNLPGIRNIYLNALAFSISIMTILGTHEMGHKIAATLHGVKSTFPYFIPFPSFIGTMGAVIRVKSPIPTRNAAIDLGVSGPLAGFLVALPVSILGLKLSVVVPVSPQEMEGAVYFGTNLLFEIFYKVFYGDIGSNVVLQLHPVAIAGWVGILVTFLNLFPAAQLDGGHIARAFLNEKAHAYLTFGLGFALLVLSYLWVGWLVWGGIILLMGRIGNPGALDEVSPVSTKRKILAVIALMIFILSATPVPLATR; from the coding sequence ATGCCGAAAGGAATTTACGAGTGCATCAACTGCGGCCATAGGGAGGTTAGAGATTCTACAGAACCACTGGTTGAGAATGCTTGTCCTCACTGCGGTGGTGATATGGTTCTTGTAGGATTTACTGAAGAGCTTGAGGCTTCGGAGAAGCAAGTTCCTCAGGAGTTAATGCGGAAAATTAGGGAATTTTATGAAATTGGGAGCATTCTCAGACAAGATGCAAATATGATAGCATTTGAAGTTTATTCAATCAAGGAGACGAATTTTGAAAAAGTGTTAAAAGAGCTTGAAGTTTTAGGTTATTGGGCAGCTCTGAAAAGGAGAAATGGAAAGATCGTTCTTTATGTGTTTCCTGCGCAGCCTATAAAAGAAGAGAATCCTTTAATTGGGATAATTCTTTTCATAGCAACTCTGATAAGTACCTTTGGTGCTGGCTACATTCTGTCTTTGGGTTATGTCCAAACCTTGGATCAGTACAACCTTCCGGGCATTAGAAACATCTACCTCAATGCTTTAGCTTTCTCTATAAGCATAATGACAATCCTTGGAACTCATGAGATGGGGCACAAAATAGCAGCAACTTTGCACGGAGTAAAATCGACGTTTCCATACTTTATTCCATTTCCTTCATTCATAGGGACAATGGGAGCAGTAATTAGAGTTAAGTCCCCCATTCCAACAAGAAATGCTGCCATTGATTTAGGAGTAAGCGGACCTTTGGCTGGATTTTTGGTGGCCCTACCTGTCTCCATACTCGGGCTGAAGCTTTCCGTGGTAGTCCCAGTTTCTCCTCAAGAAATGGAGGGTGCAGTTTATTTTGGGACTAACCTGCTGTTTGAGATATTTTACAAAGTTTTTTACGGTGATATTGGTAGCAATGTAGTTCTTCAGCTTCATCCTGTCGCAATTGCGGGCTGGGTGGGAATTCTGGTAACATTCCTAAATTTGTTCCCAGCAGCTCAACTTGATGGAGGACACATAGCTAGGGCTTTTTTAAATGAAAAGGCACATGCATATCTAACCTTTGGATTAGGTTTTGCACTACTTGTTTTAAGCTATCTCTGGGTTGGCTGGCTGGTATGGGGAGGCATTATACTTTTGATGGGCAGAATAGGCAATCCAGGAGCGCTAGATGAAGTTAGTCCCGTCTCTACAAAAAGAAAAATACTAGCAGTCATAGCTCTTATGATTTTCATACTCTCTGCAACGCCTGTACCATTAGCTACCCGCTGA
- the prf1 gene encoding peptide chain release factor aRF-1, which produces MSHTSAEMYELKKKVEELKKIRGRATELVSLYIPAGYDLNKVMQQLREEYGTAQNIKSKSTRKNVLGALERAMQHLKLYKQTPPTGLALFVGNVSEQEGVSDIRVFAIIPPEPLKVRLYRCDQTFVTEPLEEMLRVKEAYGLITVEKNEATIGILRGKRIEVVDELTSNVPGKTRAGGQSARRYERIREQETHEFMKRIGEHANKAFLPLLEKGELKGIIIGGPGPTKEEFIEGDYLHHELRKKIIGVVDISYHGEYGLRELVEKASDILSEHEAIKEKKLVQDFFRHLVKDTGLITYGEKEVRKALELGAVDTLLISEGYDKVRAKAKCNNCGWEELKTMSEQEFEVYKRKLKTCPKCGSQNISFEKWDVAEELIKMAEEIGANVEIISLDTEEGQQFYKAFGGLGAFLRYKLQ; this is translated from the coding sequence ATGTCTCACACTTCAGCTGAAATGTATGAATTAAAGAAAAAGGTTGAGGAACTGAAAAAAATTAGAGGGCGAGCGACTGAGCTTGTCTCTCTGTATATCCCTGCAGGTTATGATCTCAATAAAGTCATGCAGCAGCTTAGAGAGGAGTATGGAACCGCCCAGAATATTAAGTCAAAATCAACTCGAAAGAATGTCCTTGGAGCTTTGGAAAGAGCAATGCAACACTTAAAACTCTACAAACAGACACCACCAACTGGGCTAGCTTTGTTTGTCGGAAACGTTAGCGAGCAAGAAGGGGTTAGCGACATTAGGGTATTTGCAATCATCCCACCAGAGCCTCTAAAAGTTAGACTATATCGATGTGATCAGACTTTTGTTACAGAACCATTGGAAGAGATGCTTCGTGTTAAAGAGGCTTATGGCCTTATAACAGTTGAGAAAAACGAGGCAACTATAGGAATCCTTAGAGGAAAGAGAATTGAAGTTGTCGATGAACTCACATCCAACGTTCCAGGAAAGACAAGAGCTGGTGGTCAGTCTGCAAGAAGATACGAGAGAATTAGAGAGCAAGAGACTCACGAATTCATGAAAAGAATTGGAGAACACGCTAATAAGGCATTTCTCCCTCTCTTAGAGAAAGGAGAGCTCAAAGGGATTATCATTGGTGGCCCTGGACCAACGAAAGAAGAGTTCATTGAAGGAGACTACCTCCATCACGAGCTCAGGAAAAAGATAATTGGTGTAGTTGACATCAGTTACCATGGAGAATATGGACTGAGGGAGCTCGTTGAAAAGGCAAGCGACATTCTATCGGAACACGAAGCAATTAAGGAGAAAAAGCTTGTCCAGGACTTCTTCAGACATCTAGTTAAAGACACTGGACTGATAACCTATGGTGAAAAGGAGGTTAGAAAGGCTTTGGAGCTTGGAGCCGTTGATACATTATTGATAAGCGAAGGATATGACAAAGTTAGAGCCAAAGCTAAATGTAACAACTGCGGCTGGGAAGAGCTTAAAACAATGAGCGAGCAGGAGTTTGAAGTTTACAAGAGGAAGCTTAAGACATGTCCAAAGTGCGGAAGCCAGAACATCAGCTTTGAGAAGTGGGACGTTGCCGAGGAGCTAATAAAAATGGCGGAAGAAATAGGAGCTAACGTTGAGATCATTTCGCTTGACACCGAGGAAGGACAGCAGTTCTATAAAGCCTTTGGTGGACTGGGAGCATTCTTAAGGTATAAGCTCCAGTGA
- a CDS encoding aconitase X catalytic domain-containing protein, with protein MYLTKEEELILAGEYGYALQKAMEILVALGEIYGADRLIPIKSAQIAGVSYKNIGDAGIEFLRDFVDAGAKVSVYTTLNPAGIGNEEFMEKQREILELYKAMGIEITSTCTPYYGANLPKFGDHIAWSESSAVSFANSIIGARTNREGGPSSLAAAIVGKTPNYGLHLEENRKATVIIEVQAKVKDFVDYSFLGYYLGNVLKNDVPYFKGLKPEKTDYLKELGASMAATGSVALYHVESETPEYKTAITDKLEKIQVDDKELKEVKEKYNADWNEIDAILIGCPHASIHEIKEVAELLRMRGKPLKIPLFITASRVVKYLADSLGYTEVIERYNGRIIVDACLIVSPIESWYRGIATNSGKASFYFSSAGLKVRLDNTDKLLLEAP; from the coding sequence ATGTATCTAACAAAGGAAGAGGAGCTTATTTTGGCCGGGGAGTATGGATATGCTCTCCAGAAAGCTATGGAGATTCTCGTTGCTCTCGGTGAAATTTACGGAGCTGATAGGTTAATTCCAATCAAAAGCGCCCAAATAGCCGGAGTTTCTTATAAAAATATTGGGGACGCTGGCATAGAATTTTTGAGAGATTTTGTAGATGCAGGGGCAAAAGTTAGTGTATATACAACTCTAAATCCCGCAGGAATTGGCAATGAAGAGTTCATGGAAAAACAAAGAGAGATTCTGGAGCTTTATAAGGCTATGGGAATTGAAATAACTTCAACATGCACCCCATACTATGGAGCAAATCTGCCCAAGTTTGGTGATCATATTGCTTGGAGTGAGAGTTCTGCCGTAAGTTTTGCAAACTCGATTATCGGAGCTAGGACAAACAGAGAAGGAGGGCCTTCAAGCCTAGCGGCTGCTATCGTTGGAAAAACACCAAATTATGGGCTTCACCTAGAAGAAAATAGAAAAGCAACCGTTATCATTGAAGTTCAAGCTAAAGTTAAAGATTTTGTTGACTACAGCTTTTTAGGATACTACCTCGGAAATGTTCTCAAAAATGATGTTCCCTATTTTAAAGGGCTGAAACCTGAAAAGACAGATTATTTGAAAGAGCTCGGGGCTTCAATGGCTGCAACGGGTTCAGTTGCTTTGTACCATGTTGAGAGCGAAACCCCAGAATATAAAACTGCCATCACAGACAAGCTTGAGAAAATACAAGTTGATGATAAGGAGCTCAAGGAAGTTAAAGAGAAATACAATGCTGATTGGAACGAAATTGACGCTATCTTAATTGGCTGTCCACATGCATCAATTCATGAAATAAAAGAAGTTGCTGAGCTTTTGAGAATGCGTGGAAAACCGCTGAAAATACCCCTTTTCATAACAGCAAGCAGAGTTGTAAAATATCTGGCAGATTCTTTGGGTTATACTGAAGTTATAGAACGCTACAACGGAAGGATAATCGTTGATGCATGCCTAATTGTCTCACCAATTGAGAGCTGGTACAGGGGAATTGCAACGAACAGTGGAAAGGCGAGCTTCTATTTTTCATCGGCTGGACTAAAAGTAAGGCTTGATAACACAGATAAGCTGCTTCTTGAAGCTCCATGA
- a CDS encoding class III signal peptide-containing protein has protein sequence MRRKAQGAIEYLFMIAAALIIIAIVLKYLRGAGESTGEVVNQSASKLTELVNQSIQNATK, from the coding sequence ATGAGGAGGAAGGCTCAGGGTGCAATTGAGTATTTGTTTATGATCGCTGCAGCATTGATTATAATCGCGATTGTGCTGAAGTACTTAAGAGGTGCTGGGGAGTCAACTGGTGAAGTCGTTAACCAAAGTGCTTCAAAGTTAACAGAACTTGTAAATCAGTCTATACAAAATGCTACAAAGTGA
- a CDS encoding LAGLIDADG family homing endonuclease, with translation MYYENDSTRSGRWSVEATSKELYLFLIRPREVLFDIAKLYPREFLRGFFDSEGCVCLDRKRKRAFISASNYDIGLLRFCKELLEDIGIESTIVLTKKKGSKAIIRGKEYRYTSDLYEIRISKLQSIRAFHVDIGFTIERKQKLLQSYLDYVTGRTFTL, from the coding sequence GTGTATTATGAGAACGATTCAACGAGGAGTGGAAGATGGAGCGTTGAGGCGACGAGCAAGGAATTATATCTGTTCTTGATAAGACCGAGGGAGGTTTTATTTGATATTGCCAAGCTTTATCCAAGAGAGTTTTTGAGAGGATTTTTCGATAGTGAAGGATGTGTTTGTTTAGATAGAAAACGAAAGCGAGCTTTCATATCAGCTTCTAACTATGACATTGGTCTTCTCAGGTTTTGTAAAGAACTACTGGAAGATATTGGAATAGAAAGCACCATAGTGTTAACGAAAAAGAAGGGGAGTAAAGCTATAATCCGAGGAAAGGAGTACAGGTACACCTCAGATCTTTACGAGATAAGAATATCAAAACTCCAAAGCATTCGTGCCTTTCACGTTGATATTGGATTCACAATTGAGCGAAAACAAAAACTCCTCCAGAGCTATCTGGATTACGTAACGGGCAGAACTTTTACTCTTTAA
- a CDS encoding class III signal peptide-containing protein, producing the protein MRKGQGSLGYLFLIAVAIIIVAIVIKYSEPAVKEVPITGIIYIDPEGSAKTEETDTKIAWQAMYKYPPECRPIAGNPYCDFYVTVNLKYYKSGRYQGKYRIDVYVAGDAEKIKKIKVQLCNGWEYTWSEEEFDYNNPNLNEHNKAVKVNGKTYFDPGDLEFPCQVIIMAWMK; encoded by the coding sequence ATGAGAAAAGGACAAGGCTCCTTAGGATATCTCTTTCTCATAGCTGTTGCAATTATAATTGTTGCTATCGTGATTAAATACAGCGAACCTGCGGTAAAAGAAGTTCCCATTACAGGGATTATATACATTGATCCCGAGGGTTCTGCAAAGACAGAAGAAACAGACACAAAAATAGCATGGCAAGCAATGTATAAATATCCACCTGAGTGTCGCCCAATTGCTGGAAATCCATATTGTGATTTTTATGTCACTGTAAATTTGAAATACTACAAAAGTGGAAGATACCAGGGAAAATACAGAATAGACGTCTATGTTGCTGGGGATGCTGAGAAAATAAAGAAGATTAAAGTTCAGCTCTGCAATGGATGGGAGTATACTTGGAGCGAAGAAGAATTTGACTATAATAACCCCAATCTCAATGAGCATAACAAAGCAGTTAAAGTGAATGGCAAAACATACTTTGATCCCGGTGATTTAGAGTTTCCATGTCAAGTTATTATAATGGCGTGGATGAAATAA
- a CDS encoding MazG nucleotide pyrophosphohydrolase domain-containing protein produces the protein MEIKEFQQMIKDIYFHRDSKRGLERTFLWFVEEVGELAEALRKGKQEDMEEEFADVLAWLVSLANLANVDLEKAALKKYPGVCPYCRKSPCECEKE, from the coding sequence ATGGAGATTAAAGAGTTCCAGCAAATGATAAAGGACATATATTTTCATAGAGATTCAAAGAGGGGACTAGAAAGAACTTTCTTATGGTTTGTCGAAGAAGTTGGTGAGCTTGCTGAGGCTTTGAGAAAAGGAAAACAAGAAGACATGGAAGAGGAATTCGCCGATGTCCTTGCATGGCTTGTAAGCTTAGCTAATTTGGCTAATGTTGACCTTGAAAAAGCAGCCCTCAAGAAATATCCTGGTGTTTGCCCCTACTGTAGAAAGAGTCCGTGTGAGTGTGAGAAGGAGTAG